Proteins from a genomic interval of Chanodichthys erythropterus isolate Z2021 chromosome 6, ASM2448905v1, whole genome shotgun sequence:
- the LOC137020918 gene encoding synapse differentiation-inducing gene protein 1-like, whose product MYNQGPTIGRINLSCNDPEEQDPSQKPRMGQPLPPPYQEQPNAGYYGPGPYPNPSGYPSQPYGAPGGPQGPYAPQGPYAQQQPYPGMPAYPQRPNADHTGVTVQPTMFMTSTSAVTPVPDYLCYSIFTLLFCCCPLGLAAIVCSCSARDANMSGQQDLAMSSSRSAVILNTVGLFIGLTVYIITTILVLTL is encoded by the exons ATGTACAACCAAGGACCAACAATCGGAAGAATAAACTTATCATGCAATGACCCAGAAGAGCAGGATCCATCACAGAAGCCCAGGATGGGTCAGCCTTTGCCACCACCATACCAGGAACAACCTAATGCTGGATACTATGGCCCAGGGCCCTATCCCAACCCTTCTGGATATCCCAGCCAGCCGTACGGAGCTCCAGGTGGCCCTCAGGGCCCATATGCTCCTCAGGGCCCGTATGCCCAACAACAGCCTTATCCAGGCATGCCTGCATATCCACAAAGACCGAATGCAGATCACACTGGGGTCACCGTTCAGCCCACCATGTTCATGACCTCCACGTCAGCAGTCACTCCAGTGCCGGATTACTTGTGCTACTCCATCTTTACCTTGCTGTTCTGCTGTTGCCCTCTGGGACTTGCTGCTATCGTCTGCTCGTGCTCT gctCGGGATGCTAACATGTCTGGACAGCAAGACTTAGCGATGAGCTCCTCCAGATCAGCGGTGATCCTGAACACTGTCGGTCTCTTTATCGGCCTTACAGTCTACATAATAACCACCATCCTTGTACTGACACTATGA
- the LOC137020919 gene encoding interferon-induced transmembrane protein 3-like — protein sequence MYNQEPTIRRVNFSFSDPEEQDPSEKPKMGQPVPPPYQEQPNAGYPESYPNLSGYPSQPYGAPGDPQGPYTQQQPYPPNAGHTGVTAQPTVFMISTPASVHMPDYLCYSIFTLLCCCFPLGIAAVIYSASTQNANMAGQQDLASRSSRTTLILNNVALGIGLAVYILTIILSLNAYGVFK from the exons ATGTACAATCAAGAACCAACAATCAGAAGAGTAAACTTCTCATTCAGTGACCCAGAAGAGCAGGATCCATCAGAGAAGCCCAAGATGGGTCAGCCTGTGCCGCCACCCTACCAGGAACAACCTAATGCCGGATACCCAGAGTCCTATCCCAACCTTTCCGGATATCCCAGCCAGCCATACGGAGCTCCAGGTGACCCTCAGGGCCCGTATACCCAACAGCAGCCATATCCACCGAATGCAGGTCACACTGGGGTCACCGCTCAGCCCACTGTGTTCATGATCTCCACACCAGCGTCCGTTCATATGCCGGATTACTTGTGCTACTCCATCTTTACCTTGCTGTGCTGCTGTTTCCCTCTGGGCATCGCTGCTGTTATCTACTCTGCCTCT ACTCAAAATGCTAACATGGCTGGACAGCAAGATTTAGCAAGCAGATCCTCGAGAACGACGTTGATTCTGAACAATGTCGCTCTTGGTATCGGCCTTGCAGTCTACATACTGACCATCATCCTCTCACTGAATGCATACGGCGTATTTAAATGA